The Girardinichthys multiradiatus isolate DD_20200921_A chromosome 6, DD_fGirMul_XY1, whole genome shotgun sequence genome window below encodes:
- the zgc:162816 gene encoding D-threo-3-hydroxyaspartate dehydratase isoform X1, with amino-acid sequence MEGEPVSALFTPALVVDVDKVKRNAQRMRERCHKLGVQLRPHMKTHKTLECADIMTGGSRQCIVVSTLAEASFYADHGFDDILYAYCLPLDKVERCAALSERLDLFQVLLDHPDALEQLRKRPLKGSRQWHVWLKLDCGNGRAGVLHSEPGSLQLAQAIAEADGVELTGVYAHCGNTYNCRGVGQIQTVAQETTNLTLQFMDKLKAFGISCKSSIGSTPSCSHPVQDMGKLSEVHPGNYVFYDVQQSMIGSCSLDDVAVKVLTRVIGHCPHRNQLLVDCGWAGISLDGGGKLPTGYAVIEGHPNLKLLSMTQEHGRVEPTSGPLDYSKYPIGSLLTLIPYHSCATAMMHPVYYVHSEGRLLGKWTPTRGW; translated from the exons ATGGAGGGAGAGCCTGTTTCCGCCCTGTTTACCCCCGCTTTGGTGGTGGATGTGGACAAAGTGAAGAGAAACGCGCAGAGGATGAGGGAGCGCTGCCACAAACTGGGAGTCCAACTCCGACCGCACATGAAGACCCACAAAACCCT tGAGTGTGCTGACATCATGACAGGTGGATCACGACAATGCATAGTGGTTTCCACCTTGGCAGAGGCCAGTTTCTATGCTGATCATGGCTTTGATGACATCCTCTATGCGTACTGTCTTCCTTTAGACAAG GTAGAGCGCTGTGCAGCCCTGTCTGAGAGACTGGATCTTTTCCAAGTCCTGCTTGATCATCCCGATGCTCTGGAGCAGCTCAGAAAGAGGCCCCTGAAAGGCAGCCGGCAGTGGCACGTGTGGCTAAAACTTGACTGTGGCAACGGGAGAG CTGGCGTCCTGCACTCAGAGCCCGGGTCGCTCCAACTGGCCCAAGCTATCGCTGAGGCAGATGGCGTGGAGCTAACAGGAGTGTACGCCCACTGTGGGAACACCTACAATTGCAGAGGAGTGGGGCAAATACAGACCGTCGCCCAGGAAACCACCAACCTTACACTGCAGTTCATGGACAA ATTGAAGGCTTTTGGCATCAGCTGCAAGTCCAGCATCGGCTCTACCCCTTCCTGTAGTCACCCTGTCCAGGACATGGGAAAGCTGAGCGAAGTGCATCCTGGAAACTACGTCTTCTATG atgtccagcagtctatgatTGGCTCGTGCAGTCTAGACGACGTGGCTGTGAAGGTTTTAACGAGAGTTATAGGACACTGTCCACACAGGAACCAGCTCCTGGTCGACTGTGGATGGGCTGGAATCAG TTTGGATGGAGGTGGAAAACTTCCCACTGGATACGCTGTGATCGAAGGGCATCCGAACCTCAA GTTGTTGTCTATGACTCAAGAGCATGGGAGAGTGGAGCCCACATCAGGTCCATTGGACTACAGCAAATACCCCATTGGCTCTCTGCTCACATTGATCCCCTACCAT
- the zgc:162816 gene encoding D-threo-3-hydroxyaspartate dehydratase isoform X2: MEGEPVSALFTPALVVDVDKVKRNAQRMRERCHKLGVQLRPHMKTHKTLECADIMTGGSRQCIVVSTLAEASFYADHGFDDILYAYCLPLDKVERCAALSERLDLFQVLLDHPDALEQLRKRPLKGSRQWHVWLKLDCGNGRAGVLHSEPGSLQLAQAIAEADGVELTGVYAHCGNTYNCRGVGQIQTVAQETTNLTLQFMDKLKAFGISCKSSIGSTPSCSHPVQDMGKLSEVHPGNYVFYDVQQSMIGSCSLDDVAVKVLTRVIGHCPHRNQLLVDCGWAGISLDGGGKLPTGYAVIEGHPNLK, encoded by the exons ATGGAGGGAGAGCCTGTTTCCGCCCTGTTTACCCCCGCTTTGGTGGTGGATGTGGACAAAGTGAAGAGAAACGCGCAGAGGATGAGGGAGCGCTGCCACAAACTGGGAGTCCAACTCCGACCGCACATGAAGACCCACAAAACCCT tGAGTGTGCTGACATCATGACAGGTGGATCACGACAATGCATAGTGGTTTCCACCTTGGCAGAGGCCAGTTTCTATGCTGATCATGGCTTTGATGACATCCTCTATGCGTACTGTCTTCCTTTAGACAAG GTAGAGCGCTGTGCAGCCCTGTCTGAGAGACTGGATCTTTTCCAAGTCCTGCTTGATCATCCCGATGCTCTGGAGCAGCTCAGAAAGAGGCCCCTGAAAGGCAGCCGGCAGTGGCACGTGTGGCTAAAACTTGACTGTGGCAACGGGAGAG CTGGCGTCCTGCACTCAGAGCCCGGGTCGCTCCAACTGGCCCAAGCTATCGCTGAGGCAGATGGCGTGGAGCTAACAGGAGTGTACGCCCACTGTGGGAACACCTACAATTGCAGAGGAGTGGGGCAAATACAGACCGTCGCCCAGGAAACCACCAACCTTACACTGCAGTTCATGGACAA ATTGAAGGCTTTTGGCATCAGCTGCAAGTCCAGCATCGGCTCTACCCCTTCCTGTAGTCACCCTGTCCAGGACATGGGAAAGCTGAGCGAAGTGCATCCTGGAAACTACGTCTTCTATG atgtccagcagtctatgatTGGCTCGTGCAGTCTAGACGACGTGGCTGTGAAGGTTTTAACGAGAGTTATAGGACACTGTCCACACAGGAACCAGCTCCTGGTCGACTGTGGATGGGCTGGAATCAG TTTGGATGGAGGTGGAAAACTTCCCACTGGATACGCTGTGATCGAAGGGCATCCGAACCTCAAGTAA